The following coding sequences lie in one Cherax quadricarinatus isolate ZL_2023a chromosome 6, ASM3850222v1, whole genome shotgun sequence genomic window:
- the LOC138852319 gene encoding myb-like protein X → EEEEGEEEEEEEEEEEEEDEEEEEGEEEEEEEEEEEEEEEDEEEEVEEEEEEEEEEEEEEEEEEEEEEEEEEEDEEEEDVEEDEEDEEEEEEEEEEEEEEEEDEEEEEEEEEEDEGRGEEEEDEEDEGEDEEEEEEEEEEEEEEEEEEEEEEEEEEEEEDDGGIEEEEEEEEEEEEEKEEEEDDGGVEEEEEEEEEEEEEEEEEEEEEEEEEEEEEEEE, encoded by the exons gaagaagaagaaggagaagaagaagaagaagaagaagaagaagaagaagaagaagacgaagaagaagaagaaggagaagaagaagaagaagaagaagaagaagaagaagaagaagaagaagacgaagaagaaga agtagaagaagaagaagaagaagaagaagaagaagaagaagaagaagaagaagaagaagaagaagaagaagaagaagaagaagaagacgaggaagaagaagacgtagaagaagacgaagaagatgaagaagaagaagaagaagaagaagaagaagaagaagaagaagaagaagatgaagaagaagaagaagaagaagaagaagaagacgaaggacgaggagaagaagaagaagatgaagaagacgaaggagaagacgaagaagaagaagaagaagaagaagaagaagaagaagaagaagaagaagaagaagaagaagaagaagaagaagaagaagaagaagaagacgatggaggaatagaagaagaagaagaagaagaagaagaagaagaagaagaaaaagaagaagaagaagacgatggaggagtagaagaagaagaagaagaagaagaagaagaagaagaagaagaagaagaagaagaagaagaagaagaagaagaagaagaagaagaagaagaagaagaa